From a region of the Chitinophaga caseinilytica genome:
- the paaC gene encoding 1,2-phenylacetyl-CoA epoxidase subunit PaaC, producing the protein MTKNDALARMLTAMADDALVQGHRNSEWTGLGPIMEEDIAFSSMAQDKIGHAWALYRILQEDLGGQDPDAFAFLRNEKDYKCCHFVEHPNGEYDFSLMRHFLFDHAEAIRYQQLRNSSFAPLRPLAEKLKGEIKYHTLHANAWITQLCRAGEESYARMQSALNTCFPLALGMFEPDEAAEAILMAEGVYAGEKQLKEMWVDRIYNLCAAAGLNLPAEDAVTPVYGGRKGYHTEYLQPLLEEMGAVFRSDPQAIW; encoded by the coding sequence ATGACAAAAAATGACGCCCTCGCCCGGATGCTCACCGCCATGGCCGACGATGCCCTGGTCCAGGGGCACCGGAACTCGGAATGGACGGGCCTCGGGCCCATCATGGAGGAAGATATCGCTTTCTCATCCATGGCGCAGGACAAGATCGGCCATGCATGGGCGTTGTACCGCATATTGCAGGAAGACCTCGGCGGCCAGGACCCCGACGCATTCGCGTTCCTCCGCAACGAAAAAGATTACAAATGCTGCCACTTCGTGGAGCATCCCAACGGGGAATACGATTTCAGCCTCATGCGCCATTTCCTGTTCGACCATGCGGAGGCCATCCGCTACCAGCAACTGCGCAACAGCTCGTTTGCGCCACTGCGCCCGCTGGCCGAAAAACTGAAAGGGGAGATCAAATACCACACCCTCCACGCCAACGCCTGGATCACACAGCTTTGCCGCGCCGGCGAAGAAAGCTATGCCCGCATGCAATCCGCCCTCAACACCTGCTTCCCCCTCGCCCTCGGCATGTTTGAGCCGGACGAAGCCGCCGAAGCGATCTTGATGGCCGAAGGCGTTTATGCCGGAGAAAAACAGTTGAAGGAAATGTGGGTAGACAGGATCTATAACCTCTGCGCCGCCGCGGGGCTCAACCTGCCGGCGGAAGATGCCGTAACGCCCGTGTATGGCGGCCGGAAAGGGTATCATACCGAATATTTACAACCCCTGCTGGAAGAAATGGGCGCCGTTTTCCGCTCAGACCCGCAGGCCATTTGGTAA
- the paaD gene encoding 1,2-phenylacetyl-CoA epoxidase subunit PaaD yields the protein MTISESDIYKALEQVMDPEIPVLSVIDLGMITGVSLEEEGVRVKMVPTFSACPAVDYIKQNIRTVLEKALDTKVTVEIDREATWNSDRMAAGAHEKLKNFGIAPPQMRQGEEHAEIELHTACPHCDSENTYLRSPFGSTLCRAIHYCRNCGYVFEHFKPLG from the coding sequence ATGACGATCAGTGAATCAGATATTTATAAAGCCCTGGAACAGGTGATGGACCCGGAAATCCCCGTGCTGTCCGTCATTGACCTGGGTATGATCACCGGGGTGAGCCTGGAGGAGGAAGGGGTCCGTGTGAAGATGGTCCCTACCTTCTCCGCCTGCCCCGCGGTAGATTATATCAAACAGAACATCCGCACGGTGCTGGAAAAGGCGCTCGATACGAAAGTGACGGTGGAGATCGACCGGGAAGCCACCTGGAACAGCGACCGCATGGCCGCCGGAGCGCATGAAAAGCTGAAGAACTTCGGGATTGCGCCGCCGCAGATGCGGCAGGGGGAAGAACATGCGGAGATCGAGCTGCACACGGCCTGTCCGCACTGCGATTCGGAAAACACTTACCTCCGCTCCCCTTTCGGCTCTACGTTGTGCAGGGCCATTCACTATTGCCGCAATTGCGGATATGTTTTCGAGCATTTCAAACCGCTCGGGTAA
- the nadD gene encoding nicotinate (nicotinamide) nucleotide adenylyltransferase → MKIGLYFGSFNPVHTGHMIIANYMAYNTDLDKVWMVVSPHNPLKESASLLNEHHRLHLTEMAVDGEQKLRVTNIEFTLPRPSFTIDTLTYLTEKFPTQQFAVIMGSDSFQNIPRWKNYRQLLDNYEIYIYNRPGHPVTDTFGGKCKIVDAPMLDLSSSRIRALIKEGKSARYMVPDAVWKYIQENNYYK, encoded by the coding sequence ATGAAAATCGGTTTATACTTCGGGTCCTTCAATCCCGTGCACACCGGCCATATGATCATCGCCAATTACATGGCGTACAATACTGACCTGGACAAGGTTTGGATGGTGGTGTCTCCCCACAATCCCCTGAAGGAATCCGCATCCCTGCTGAACGAGCATCACCGGCTGCATCTTACCGAGATGGCGGTAGACGGTGAGCAGAAATTGCGCGTCACCAACATCGAGTTCACGCTCCCGCGGCCTTCTTTCACCATCGATACCCTCACCTATCTCACCGAAAAATTCCCCACGCAGCAATTCGCCGTGATCATGGGGAGCGATAGTTTCCAGAATATTCCGCGGTGGAAGAATTACCGGCAGCTGCTCGATAATTACGAGATATATATCTATAACCGACCCGGCCATCCGGTCACCGATACTTTCGGCGGCAAATGCAAAATCGTGGACGCGCCGATGCTGGATTTGTCGAGCAGCCGGATCAGGGCGCTCATCAAAGAAGGAAAAAGCGCCCGGTACATGGTGCCGGACGCTGTGTGGAAATATATCCAGGAGAATAATTACTATAAATAG
- a CDS encoding AI-2E family transporter, which translates to MSYIDNDRLKQIAFLLIIAFLGIILFKELYAFFPGFLGAVTLYVLSRRWMFRLVENRKWKRPWAAAVIMILSFLVFLLPIGLLVNMLTSKIGWAISHSTELIAGLKTMNGKLESATGINIMAEGRLAKLQEYITNVLPGFLGATFNTLTAVAMLYFILYFMLVNAREMEEALYEYIPLKDENVELLAREMKNMVISNAIGIPLIALIQGVVSLIGYLLFGVPEPVFWFVVTSFTAMLPVIGAAAVYVPMGIYLLAIGNTWQGIAVLAYGFGVVGTCDNLFRMLLAKKIGDVHPLITIFGVIIGVSLFGFVGLIFGPLLISLFIVLIRIYSNEYLVKKREVKIVKSHQAKEKVMKKEE; encoded by the coding sequence ATGAGTTACATCGACAACGACCGGCTGAAACAGATCGCTTTCCTCCTGATCATCGCATTCCTTGGCATTATCCTGTTCAAGGAACTGTATGCATTTTTCCCCGGTTTCCTCGGCGCCGTGACCCTCTACGTTCTTTCCCGCCGCTGGATGTTCCGCCTCGTGGAAAACCGCAAATGGAAACGCCCCTGGGCCGCCGCGGTAATCATGATCCTCTCGTTTCTCGTCTTCCTCCTCCCCATCGGCCTGCTGGTGAACATGCTCACTTCCAAGATAGGATGGGCCATCAGCCACTCGACCGAGCTGATTGCCGGGCTCAAAACCATGAACGGGAAACTGGAATCGGCCACGGGCATCAATATTATGGCGGAAGGGCGGCTGGCCAAATTGCAGGAATATATCACCAATGTGCTGCCGGGATTCCTCGGCGCCACGTTCAACACCCTCACCGCCGTGGCCATGCTGTACTTTATTTTGTACTTCATGCTGGTGAACGCCCGCGAAATGGAAGAAGCGCTCTACGAATACATTCCGCTGAAAGACGAGAACGTGGAACTGCTCGCCCGTGAGATGAAAAACATGGTGATCAGCAACGCCATCGGCATTCCGCTCATCGCGCTCATTCAGGGTGTCGTGTCTTTGATCGGGTATTTGCTGTTCGGGGTGCCGGAGCCGGTATTCTGGTTCGTGGTAACGAGCTTCACGGCCATGCTCCCCGTGATCGGGGCGGCGGCCGTCTACGTTCCGATGGGGATTTATCTCCTCGCCATCGGCAACACCTGGCAGGGTATCGCGGTGCTGGCATACGGGTTCGGGGTGGTCGGTACCTGCGATAATCTCTTCCGCATGCTGCTCGCCAAAAAGATCGGGGACGTGCATCCACTCATCACCATCTTCGGCGTGATCATCGGGGTGAGCTTATTCGGTTTCGTGGGATTGATCTTCGGGCCGCTGCTCATCTCGCTCTTCATCGTCCTCATCCGCATCTATTCCAACGAATACCTCGTCAAGAAGCGCGAAGTGAAAATCGTGAAATCGCATCAGGCGAAAGAGAAAGTGATGAAGAAAGAGGAATAG
- a CDS encoding YtxH domain-containing protein has protein sequence MSRNSKAVVSFIVGAAVGVAVGYFLNSDKKEEWVGKLKYQADKLKDKFRNKKQQLEDALENELT, from the coding sequence ATGAGCAGAAATTCAAAAGCAGTCGTTTCTTTCATCGTGGGCGCCGCCGTGGGCGTGGCCGTTGGTTATTTCCTCAACTCCGATAAGAAAGAGGAATGGGTAGGTAAACTGAAATACCAGGCAGACAAGCTGAAGGATAAATTCCGCAACAAAAAGCAACAGCTCGAAGACGCCCTCGAAAACGAATTAACCTAA
- a CDS encoding radical SAM/SPASM domain-containing protein — translation MPKPNINDALNFLSKFTLRRAWNAGKVLGSFYYSKLRRKPIQWGYPISISFEPTTSCNLRCPECPSGLRAFTRPTGMLDNQFFRQTIDELHKDLMYLIFYFQGEPYLNTAFLDMVKYASSKGIYTATSTNAHYLTDANAKKTVESGLDRLIISIDGTTQDVYTQYRVGGHLDKVIAGAKNIVKWKKELNSKKPFVFFQFLVVKPNEHQIEEVKKLAAEVGVDEVRFKTAQVYDYEEGNRLIPTIDKYSRYKKNDDGTYTIKNKMEDHCWRLWHSPVITWDGLVVPCCFDKDATHRLGDLKQTNFKTLWHNEQYVNFRTQIIKGRKHIDICANCSEGTQVWG, via the coding sequence ATGCCGAAACCGAATATCAACGACGCGCTCAATTTCCTGTCCAAGTTCACGCTCCGCAGAGCCTGGAACGCGGGGAAAGTATTGGGTAGCTTTTACTATAGCAAACTGCGCAGGAAGCCCATCCAATGGGGTTATCCCATCTCGATCTCCTTCGAGCCCACCACTTCGTGCAACCTCCGCTGTCCGGAATGCCCCAGCGGGCTCAGGGCCTTCACCCGCCCCACCGGCATGCTCGACAACCAGTTTTTCCGGCAAACGATAGACGAGCTGCACAAAGACCTCATGTACCTCATCTTCTATTTCCAGGGAGAACCGTACCTCAATACCGCGTTCCTCGACATGGTAAAATACGCGTCTTCCAAAGGAATATATACCGCCACCTCCACCAACGCCCACTATCTGACCGACGCGAACGCGAAGAAAACGGTGGAATCCGGGCTGGACAGGCTCATCATTTCCATCGACGGCACCACCCAGGACGTATACACGCAATACCGGGTGGGTGGGCATCTGGACAAGGTGATCGCCGGGGCGAAGAATATCGTGAAATGGAAAAAGGAATTGAATTCCAAGAAGCCTTTCGTGTTCTTCCAGTTCCTCGTCGTGAAGCCCAACGAGCACCAGATCGAAGAAGTGAAGAAGCTGGCGGCGGAAGTAGGGGTGGATGAAGTACGGTTCAAGACCGCGCAGGTGTACGATTATGAAGAAGGCAACCGCCTTATCCCCACGATCGATAAATATTCCCGCTACAAAAAGAACGACGACGGTACTTATACCATCAAAAACAAGATGGAAGACCATTGCTGGCGCCTCTGGCATTCGCCCGTAATTACCTGGGACGGCCTAGTGGTGCCCTGTTGTTTCGACAAAGATGCCACGCACCGCCTCGGCGACCTGAAGCAGACGAATTTCAAGACCCTTTGGCACAACGAGCAATACGTCAACTTCCGCACCCAGATTATCAAGGGCAGGAAGCATATCGATATTTGCGCGAACTGCAGCGAGGGCACCCAGGTCTGGGGCTGA
- a CDS encoding glycoside hydrolase family 25 protein yields the protein MAKKNRKRLRAFFLIVSVLTLAATAGVWWLLRQQGPANFVRYEEFGIDIPVNYSVHGIDISKFQGNVNWRAVKQMEVENIKISFAFIKATEGITRQDATFRRNWEKARDAGVIRGAYHFFYSTRDPLKQAINFKNVVQLESGDLPPVLDIEVHNNQSPAVIRSTARIWLEEMEKAYGVKPIIYTNIHFYETYLGKEFDDYPLWVAHYYQKERPRSARNWVFWQHSDIGRVNGIRTMVDFNVFRGDSAALRKLCIP from the coding sequence TTGGCTAAAAAGAACCGGAAACGCCTGCGCGCGTTTTTCCTGATCGTTTCAGTGCTGACGCTGGCCGCTACCGCCGGCGTATGGTGGCTCCTCCGGCAACAAGGGCCCGCAAACTTCGTGAGGTACGAAGAATTCGGGATAGACATTCCCGTCAATTACTCCGTGCACGGCATCGATATCTCCAAGTTCCAGGGGAACGTGAACTGGCGCGCCGTAAAGCAGATGGAAGTCGAGAACATCAAAATCTCTTTTGCTTTCATCAAAGCCACGGAAGGCATCACCCGGCAAGACGCCACCTTCCGCCGCAACTGGGAAAAAGCCCGCGACGCCGGGGTCATCCGCGGCGCCTATCACTTCTTCTACTCCACCCGCGACCCCCTCAAGCAAGCGATCAACTTTAAAAATGTGGTCCAGCTGGAGTCGGGAGACCTGCCCCCGGTGCTCGACATCGAGGTGCACAACAACCAGTCGCCCGCCGTCATCCGCAGCACGGCCCGCATCTGGCTCGAGGAAATGGAAAAGGCTTACGGCGTAAAACCGATCATCTATACCAATATCCACTTTTACGAAACATATCTCGGCAAGGAATTCGACGATTACCCGCTCTGGGTGGCGCATTATTACCAGAAGGAACGGCCGCGGAGCGCGCGCAACTGGGTGTTCTGGCAGCATTCCGACATCGGGAGGGTGAACGGGATCCGGACGATGGTGGATTTCAACGTATTCCGCGGCGACAGTGCCGCGCTGCGAAAACTCTGCATTCCGTAA
- a CDS encoding CAP domain-containing protein, translated as MLPKLVRYIPVYAAACLLLTACSKDDAVQPEAPGPEKPGDPPTAVVVENRANKDLVLQLVNSARAKGCQCGDTWMPPVSPVAWNTLLELAAAKHSKDMLDRKYFSHNSPTGATPSQRITAAGYNYNWWGENIASGPKSEAEVVNGWLNSPGHCKNLMSANFREMGVGRTADLWTQVFAAPAGR; from the coding sequence ATGTTACCGAAACTGGTCCGTTATATACCTGTATATGCTGCGGCATGCCTGTTGCTGACCGCCTGCTCCAAAGATGACGCCGTGCAACCGGAAGCCCCCGGGCCCGAAAAGCCCGGCGATCCGCCCACGGCCGTAGTGGTCGAAAACCGCGCGAACAAAGACCTCGTGCTCCAGCTCGTCAATTCCGCACGCGCCAAAGGCTGCCAATGTGGAGACACCTGGATGCCCCCGGTTTCGCCCGTGGCCTGGAACACCCTGCTGGAGCTCGCCGCAGCCAAGCATAGTAAAGACATGCTCGACCGCAAATACTTTTCGCACAATAGCCCGACCGGCGCTACGCCTTCTCAGCGCATCACCGCAGCCGGTTACAACTATAACTGGTGGGGAGAAAATATCGCTTCCGGCCCTAAGTCCGAAGCGGAAGTCGTGAACGGTTGGCTGAACAGCCCCGGCCACTGCAAGAACCTCATGAGCGCCAATTTCCGGGAAATGGGCGTGGGCCGCACCGCCGACCTCTGGACGCAGGTTTTTGCCGCGCCCGCCGGCCGCTAG
- a CDS encoding CAP domain-containing protein, translating into MSRHMMHPALAGALLLCLLAAACTKEPLETITPPPPIPVKDTTFAMNNPVNAALLLSLVNDVRSRGCNCGDTFMAAAPPISWNRALERAAYLHSKDMKDFNYFSHQDRDGQMAGYRISSMGYTWSAWGENIALGKLTEQTVVNGWFNSVTHCKVLMNPRFTEMGVAKVGNFWSQELAVPKSAK; encoded by the coding sequence ATGTCAAGACACATGATGCATCCTGCATTGGCAGGAGCGTTGCTGCTGTGCCTATTGGCCGCGGCATGCACGAAAGAACCGTTGGAAACGATCACACCGCCTCCTCCGATACCGGTCAAAGACACAACGTTCGCCATGAATAATCCCGTGAACGCTGCGTTGCTGCTCAGTCTCGTGAACGACGTCCGTTCCAGGGGCTGCAATTGCGGAGATACTTTCATGGCCGCAGCACCGCCCATTTCCTGGAACAGGGCCCTGGAGCGCGCCGCCTATCTGCACAGTAAAGACATGAAGGATTTCAATTACTTCAGCCACCAGGACCGCGACGGCCAAATGGCCGGCTACCGCATTTCCAGTATGGGTTACACCTGGTCTGCCTGGGGCGAAAACATCGCACTGGGAAAGCTCACCGAACAAACCGTGGTGAATGGATGGTTCAATAGCGTAACGCATTGCAAAGTGCTCATGAACCCCCGGTTCACCGAGATGGGCGTGGCAAAGGTCGGCAACTTCTGGAGCCAGGAACTGGCCGTCCCCAAGTCCGCCAAATAA
- a CDS encoding YiiX family permuted papain-like enzyme yields the protein MHFFRLLILAALLPGSPASAQQNLREGDIVFQDSQSPQCEAIRRATHSPWSHCGILYRADNGAWMVLEAVQPVSVTTLELWKLRNKQSFAVKRLKNGENILTAEVIDKMKSEAEPYIGKNYDIYFNWSDAEIYCSELVWKIYHTVGIDLCELKPLRSYDLSHPIVKATMEKRYGKNAPFSEKMVSPGDLFNSSLLESVPTK from the coding sequence ATGCATTTCTTCCGCCTGCTGATCCTCGCCGCACTCCTGCCCGGGAGCCCCGCTTCCGCCCAGCAAAACCTCCGCGAAGGCGATATCGTTTTCCAGGACAGCCAATCCCCGCAATGCGAAGCCATCCGCCGCGCCACGCATTCCCCCTGGTCGCACTGCGGTATCCTGTACCGCGCAGACAACGGCGCCTGGATGGTCCTGGAAGCCGTTCAACCCGTCAGCGTCACCACCCTCGAACTGTGGAAACTCCGCAACAAGCAAAGTTTCGCCGTCAAACGTCTCAAAAACGGAGAAAACATCCTCACCGCCGAGGTCATCGATAAAATGAAATCCGAAGCGGAACCGTATATCGGCAAAAACTACGATATCTATTTCAACTGGTCAGACGCGGAAATCTATTGCTCCGAGCTCGTCTGGAAAATATACCACACCGTAGGCATCGACCTCTGCGAACTGAAGCCCCTCCGGTCCTACGACCTCTCCCACCCCATCGTGAAAGCCACGATGGAAAAGCGTTACGGGAAAAACGCGCCATTCAGCGAAAAGATGGTTTCCCCCGGCGATCTGTTTAACAGCAGCCTGCTGGAATCCGTTCCCACCAAATAA
- a CDS encoding DUF4377 domain-containing protein: MKTHITLFMAGALAMSACQNSSKPPAADSTATAATSVVLDGYYEASMPAASSPGRLVGLTLRPTNDAQMTTDYMNFTPEIVQMGNWSTLDSGKILITLVTVGSGNPKKDSLLFRQDGESLVYLGADYGTDGLTLTKKTAPAPATKELLVWVKSEGECENGPGFGKVKCYDVQYGDRLQDDPASWEKLMGEIEGFKFEKGNVYQLKVSRIPHDPPRQDVGAYAYKLVETVKKEKAK; this comes from the coding sequence ATGAAAACACACATCACCCTGTTCATGGCCGGCGCACTTGCCATGTCGGCCTGTCAGAACAGCAGTAAGCCACCGGCGGCCGACTCTACAGCTACGGCGGCCACCAGCGTGGTTTTGGACGGATATTACGAAGCCAGTATGCCCGCTGCCTCCTCGCCCGGACGGCTCGTGGGCCTCACTTTGCGCCCTACCAACGACGCGCAGATGACCACCGACTACATGAACTTCACCCCCGAAATCGTGCAAATGGGCAACTGGAGCACGCTCGACAGCGGGAAAATCCTCATCACGCTCGTGACCGTAGGCAGCGGCAACCCGAAAAAAGATTCGCTCCTCTTCCGGCAAGACGGTGAATCGCTCGTGTACCTGGGCGCCGATTACGGGACAGACGGGCTCACGCTCACGAAGAAAACCGCGCCTGCGCCCGCTACCAAAGAATTGCTGGTGTGGGTGAAATCGGAAGGGGAATGTGAAAACGGCCCCGGTTTCGGCAAAGTGAAATGTTACGACGTGCAATACGGCGACCGCCTCCAGGACGATCCCGCATCCTGGGAAAAACTCATGGGCGAAATCGAAGGTTTCAAATTCGAGAAAGGGAATGTATACCAGCTGAAAGTGAGCCGTATCCCGCACGATCCGCCGCGGCAAGACGTAGGCGCGTATGCGTACAAGCTCGTGGAAACCGTGAAAAAAGAGAAAGCGAAATAG
- a CDS encoding BamA/TamA family outer membrane protein, producing the protein MRKVVSALTLCLLASGLQAQDAPIDSLLAARRRSFLPVPILGYSPEKGLEFGVVALYSYYGDKKNPAPTTRNSTASLLSTFTTNSQFKLDLRFENWTRDNLWHIRTNFRYHDFPMYFFGIGDTTHYDNRSLVGNRRYKVSAEAERRVSRHFYAGMSLLSQHDTYDSDDPKGVYPVSNLIDKEGGYYTFIGATAIFDNRDNQNYTTKGSFVRMNISWAPQFISTRSLWRLEGKASHFIPLSRKSTLGLNGYAVSTQGEVPFYMMGEMGNDNIMRGYYTGRYRDKNYIAAQAEYRYFLDPGIRIKFWFVDMHPTFALAGFAGAGTVFSNRNIDINPKPNYGAGIRWFYDKTSRLTVRLDYGIGEKRAGEKRQGGFYLSIAEAF; encoded by the coding sequence ATGCGTAAAGTTGTTTCTGCCCTGACATTGTGCTTACTGGCTTCCGGCCTCCAGGCCCAGGATGCCCCAATAGATTCGCTGCTGGCCGCAAGAAGGCGATCCTTCCTGCCCGTCCCCATCCTGGGATATTCCCCCGAAAAAGGACTGGAATTCGGAGTAGTGGCGCTGTACAGCTATTACGGCGACAAAAAGAACCCCGCGCCCACCACCCGCAACTCCACCGCCAGTCTCCTTTCCACCTTCACCACCAACAGCCAGTTCAAACTCGACTTGCGCTTCGAAAACTGGACGCGCGACAATCTCTGGCACATCCGCACCAATTTCCGGTACCACGATTTCCCCATGTATTTCTTCGGGATCGGCGATACCACCCATTATGATAACCGCAGCCTGGTCGGCAACCGCCGGTATAAAGTGTCTGCCGAAGCGGAACGCCGCGTTTCCCGGCACTTCTACGCGGGGATGTCGCTGCTGTCCCAGCACGATACATACGATTCCGACGACCCGAAAGGCGTGTACCCCGTGTCTAACCTGATCGATAAAGAAGGCGGATACTACACGTTCATCGGCGCCACCGCGATCTTCGACAACCGCGATAACCAGAATTATACGACCAAAGGCTCCTTCGTTCGCATGAACATCTCCTGGGCGCCGCAATTCATCAGCACGCGGAGCCTCTGGCGCCTCGAGGGCAAGGCCAGCCACTTCATTCCGCTGTCCAGAAAAAGTACGCTGGGCCTCAACGGCTACGCCGTGTCTACCCAGGGCGAAGTGCCGTTTTACATGATGGGGGAAATGGGGAACGATAATATCATGCGGGGGTATTATACCGGGCGGTACCGCGACAAAAACTACATCGCCGCGCAGGCGGAATACCGGTACTTCCTCGACCCGGGGATCCGGATCAAATTCTGGTTCGTAGACATGCATCCCACCTTTGCGCTGGCGGGTTTTGCAGGAGCGGGCACCGTTTTCTCCAACCGCAATATCGATATCAACCCCAAACCGAACTACGGCGCCGGCATCCGCTGGTTCTACGACAAAACCTCCCGGCTCACCGTGCGCCTCGACTACGGGATCGGCGAAAAACGCGCGGGGGAGAAGCGGCAAGGCGGTTTCTACCTGTCGATCGCAGAAGCTTTTTAA
- a CDS encoding NUDIX hydrolase, with protein MHQHIRVTAEAVVLRYSSKEGMMVLLTKRTIPPHIFKWGLPGGFVHNDEPLEACVHRELKDETGLKANYLEQMSTWGHPERDPRGRVLCVAHLALIRHSASKIVLGMGTKEAKWYPVRELPVTAFDHAEIVAAAIEHLRVRLHTEPLAFEMLDEKFPVSELEKLYEWVYDRSVDRRNFQKKINGLGLLAARPEKLKHPLQGRPAQLYSFNRDKFRELKESGSPVEIFS; from the coding sequence ATGCATCAACACATCCGTGTGACGGCGGAGGCCGTCGTGCTCCGGTACTCATCCAAAGAAGGCATGATGGTGCTCCTTACCAAGCGGACCATCCCGCCGCATATATTCAAATGGGGCCTGCCGGGCGGATTCGTTCATAACGATGAGCCTTTGGAGGCTTGCGTGCACCGCGAACTGAAAGACGAAACCGGCCTGAAGGCCAATTACCTCGAACAAATGAGCACCTGGGGGCATCCGGAACGCGATCCCCGCGGCAGGGTGCTTTGCGTGGCGCACCTGGCGCTTATCCGGCATTCGGCCAGCAAGATCGTGTTGGGAATGGGAACGAAGGAAGCGAAGTGGTATCCCGTCCGCGAATTGCCGGTTACGGCATTCGACCATGCGGAGATCGTTGCGGCGGCCATCGAGCACTTGCGGGTGCGGTTGCATACCGAACCGCTGGCGTTCGAGATGCTCGACGAAAAGTTCCCGGTTTCGGAGTTGGAGAAGTTGTACGAATGGGTGTACGACCGGTCGGTCGACCGCCGGAATTTCCAGAAAAAGATCAACGGGCTCGGATTGCTGGCTGCCCGTCCGGAGAAATTGAAGCACCCTTTGCAGGGGCGCCCGGCTCAATTATACAGCTTCAACCGCGACAAATTCCGGGAATTGAAGGAAAGTGGGTCGCCGGTGGAGATTTTCTCGTAA